gatgacttctcagtgtatggagactcattcagctcctgtcttaaccacctatcacttgtcctgaaaagatgccaagagactaacctggttttaaactgggagaaatgtcactttatggtgactgaaggaattgtccttgggcacaaaatttcaagcaggggaatagaggtggataaggcaaaggtagaggtaattgaaaaattaccaccacctgccaatgttaaggcaatcagaagctttctggggcatgcaggattctatagaaggtttatcaaggatttttcgaaaattgcaaaacctttaagtaacctgctagctgctgacacgccatttgtgtttgacacacagtgtctgcaggcatttgagaccctaaaagctaagctggtcacagcaccattcatctctgcaccagattgggcattaccatttgaattaatgtgtgatgccagtgatcatgccattggtgcagtgttgggacagaggcataacaaacttctgcatgtcatttattatgctagccgtgttctaaatgatgcacagaagaattacacaaccacagaaaaagagttgcttgcagtggtctatgccattgacaagtttagatcctacctagtgggatcaaaggtgattgtgtacactgaccatgctgctcttaaatacttactcacaaagcaggattcaaaacccaggcttatcagatgggtgttgcttctgcaagagtttgatatagaaataagagacagaaaagggacagagaatcaagtagctgatcatctgtccagaatagaaccagtggctggggcgtccctcccttctactgagatctctgagactttcccggatgagcaactctttgccattcaggaagctccatggtttgcagatattgcaaactataaagctgtgaggttcatacccaaagagtacagttatgtgcagagaaagaaactaatttcagatgccaagtactacctttgggatgaaccatatctctttaagagatgtgctgacggagtgatccgcaggtgtgtacccagagaggaagcacgaaggatcctatggcactgccatggatcacagtatggaggacattttggaagtgagcgaacagccactaaagttctccagtgcggcttctactggcctactctctataaagattcccgagagtttgtgcgtaactgtgacagttgccaaagagctggtaacctgcctcatggatatgccatgcctcaacaagggatattagagatagagctgtttgatgtatggggaattaacttcatggggccattcccaccatcatactcaaacacctacattctggtggcagtggactatgtatctaagtgggtagaagcaattgctacacccactaatgatactaagaccgtactgaaattcctccagaagaacattttcagcagatttggcgttcccagagtgctaatcagtgatgggggcactcatttctgcaataaacagctgcaccttgctatggttagatatggaattagccacaaggtggcaactccgtatcatccacagacaaatgggcaagcagaagtctctaacagagagctaaaaaggatcctagaacggactgtaatgtcccgaagaaaggattgggcaaagagcttggatgatgctctgtgggcatacagaacagcattcaagactcctatagggacctccccataccaactggtgtatgggaaggcctgtcatttgccagtggaactggaacataaagcctactgggcaaccagattcctaaacatggatgcacagttagctggtgaaaaaagattgctccagctaaatgagctagaggagttcagactcaatgcctttgaaaatgctaagatctataaggaaaaggcaaagaagtggcatgacaagagattgtcaaccagagtctttgagccaggacaaaaagttctgctcttcaactctaggctcagactgtttccaggaaaactcaaatcccgttggaggggtccatatgtgattacaggagtgtcaccatatggatatgttgagcttcaggatattgattctgacaggaagttcattgttaatggacagagaatcaagcattatcttgaaggaaattttgagcaggaatgctcaaaactgaggcttgagtgattctcagcagaagtccagctaaagacagtaaagaagcgcttactgggaggcaacccagtcattaggaaggtgtatgattagttcttacagaggaaagtatcaaaaatgaaggaattcacagagttacagaaggattcagctcaaaaagcagagaaaatgagcttactggcgaaaaaacgccagtaaggggcattttgggcgttaaacgccagaatgggtaccattctgggcgtttaacgccaggaatggtgccattttgggcgttaaacgccagaatgggcaccattctgggcgtttaacgccaggtgtgcagcatcctgggcgttttggaaaaacgcccagtgaggaaggacttctggcgtttaacgccagccagggtacctggctgggcgttaaacgcccaaaaggggcaacaaatgggcgttaaacgccagaatgggtgccattctgggcgtttaacgccagcttggtggggggaccacaattttgttttcaaatcagattttttcaaactttccttttctcacccatacttttctacaaaatcacacttcaatcattcatcattcactttcaaatcttcaaaaatcaaaaaccattcttcaaatctatttcaaaataatctcaaatcttcttcaaaaactcacccttttctcaaatatttttcatatcttttcaaatttcctttcaaatctctcttttgttttcgaaattctcctccccccactctataaatgaacgttcctcacccctccttcctcacaccattcgaattttctccccctctctctctctcttatcttcttttttctttttgcttgaggacaagcaaaacctctaagtttggtgtgcttttccgtgatcactaagccaagattcatcaatatcatggctcccaagggaaaacaaaccaactcaagaggaaagaaagagactaatccaaagaatctttggaatgaagagaagttcttaaccaaagaacatgaagaccattatcacaaaataatgggtctgaggtcagtgatcccggaagttaaatttgatctgaaagaagatgaatatccggagatccaagagcaaattcgaaacagaggttgggaagttctgaccaatcctgagacaaaggttggaaggaacatggttcaggaattctattcaaatctgtggctaacagataagcaaagaatgactggaaccgcttaccatacccacagaaccatggtcagagggaaagttatgtacttccatctggacaaaataagagaaatcttcaaactacctcaactacaagatgatcctgattcctttaataggaggatggtgagagtagataaggggttggatcaagttctagaggacatatgcctccctggaactaagtggataaccaattctaagggtgtcccaaaccaactcaagaggggagacctcaaaccaattgcaaggggttggctagactttattgggcgttccatactgcccactagcaaccgttctgaggtcaccatcaagagagcagtgatgattcactgcattatgcttggaaaagcagtggaggtgcatcatgtgattgcttgtgagatctacacaattgcaaataagaattccactgaagccaaattggcctacccaagcttgatctccttgctctgtaaagaggctggggtaaagatgggagtagatgagttcatacccattgaacatccaatcaccaagaagtcaatggaaggacaagtgcaagacaactctatcaagaggagggcgcgtgagttcctccctgaattccctgaaattggctactgggccagcctagaagcatccatcaacaagctgcaagagactatggagcaactgaaggaagaacagcagaatcagaactgcatgatctgcaaattgctgaaggaacaagagaagcaggggcgtgaaatcaaagaactgaagcgccaaaagctctcctctcaagctgagggagcatccacttctcaaaatcaaggttgttgagtcctaactctgtgaaaacctctatcattaggagcctctgtttttcgttttttttatttttttcctttattgttagtctcatcttatatctatatttgagtcttgttcttaattaataaaattaataaagtttatgccttaaagctatgaatgtcctatgaatccatcacctctcttaaaagaaaaatgctttaatcacaaaagaacaagaagtacagggtttcgaaatttatctctgaaactagttgaattagcttgatgtggtgacaatactttttgttttctgaatgaatgcttgaacagtgcatatgtcttttgaatttgttgttttgagaatgttaaaattgttggctcttgaaagaatgaggagaaagagaactgttattgaggatctgaaaaatcatcaaattgattcttgaagcaagaaaaagcaatattcaaaaaaaaaaaatttcgaaaaaaaaaagagaaggaaataaagttgtgatccaaggcaacaagagtgtgcttaagaaccctggacacctctaattggggactttagcaaagctgagtcacaatctaaaaaggttcacccaattatgtgtctgtggcatgtatgtatccggtggtaatactggaagacagagtgttttgggccacagccaagactcatacactagctatgttcaagaatcaatatacttaactaggagaatcaataacactatctgagttctaagttcttatagatgccaatcattctgaacttcaaaggatagagtgagatgccaaaactgttcggaggcaaaaagctactagtcccgctcatctaattggaactatgtttctttgatattttgggatctatagtatattctcttctttttatcctattttgattttcagttgcttggggacaagcaacaatttaagtttggtgttgtgatgagcggataatttgtatgcttttggcattgtttttagtatgtttttagtatcttttagttagtttttagtatatttttattagtttttaattaaaattcacttttctggactttactatgggtttgtgtgtttttctgtgatttcaggtattttctgactgaaattgagggtcctgagcaaaaatctgatccagagactgaaaaggactgcagatgctgttggattctgacctccctgcactcaaagtggattttctggagctacagaagcccaattggcgcgctctcaacggcattggaaagtagacatcctgggctttccagcaatatataatagtctatactttgtccaagatttgatggcccaaacccgcgtagcaatccggcctcagaaattccagcgttaaacgccggaactggaataaaagttggagttaaacgcccaaactggcatgagaactggcgtttaactccagaaaaggtctctacacgaatttccttcattgctcagcccaagcacacaccaagtgggccaggaagtggatttttctgtcatttactcatttctgtaaaccttaggatactagtttactacttataggacctttttacattgtaatcagaaccttatgaccccataacattttgtacacgttctttccacagtatgagcctctaaaccccatggttgggggtgaggagctctgctgtgtcttgatggattaatgcaattactactgtttcttattcaatcatgcttgcttccattctaagataacacttgttcttaatccggatgaatgtgatgatccgtgacaatcatcatcattctcaaccatgaacacgtgcctgacaaccacctctgttctatcttagattgagtagttatctcttgggttctttaattggaatcttcgtggtataggcaggacctgatggcagcattcaagagaatccggaaggtctaaaccttgtctgtggtattctgagtaggattcaatgattgaatgactgtgacgtgcttcaaacctgtaacctactgggcgttagtgacagacgcaaaagagttattctattccggtaggggagggaaccaaaccggtgattggcagcactgtgacagagtgtgtgcattagctttcactgcgcggatgggaggtagctgctgacaacagtgagaccctacacgagcttgccatggaaggagacatgcgtgtttgatgaagaagatagtaggaaagcagagattcggaagatgaagcatctccaaacctcaacccattctccattactgcagtacaagtaaccattacatgttcttttgcttcttacaatcaatcctgataatttctgatatcctgactaagatttacaagataaccatagcttgcttcaagccgacaatctccgtgggatcgacccttgctcacgcaaggtattacttggacgacccagtgcacttgctggttagttgtgcgaagttgtagtgatcacaatttcgtgcaccaacggCGACCAGGAATTTCGGCGATAGAGGCGGCAGAGGAACAGTTCCTCCTCTGTGCATCGCCTTTCTCATAAGTCTCGTGCTCCTTCTCTGGCTCTCCCTCTCTCTAGCGATGGTGACTCCTCCACTCTCCTCCACAGCGTCGTCGAAGCTTAGAGATGGCGAAGCGAGCTCGGGCTCCATGGACGGGATGGCGGTGACGACAGCTCCTCCCTTTGACCTCCATTGCATCTCTCTCTCGACGCCTCTCCCTCACAAgcgttctctctctctcctctagCTCTGGCGGCAACGACGACAACCAGCACAGGAAGCCGCACGACGCGGCgatcgtccttcctctcttctttttctattccgTCACTCTCTCCCTCTACTCTCCgtttccttctttcttccctTCTGTTTCCCCCCTCGAGCTCCCTGTTCCCTTTCTTTCCCTTTCTGATTGTACATTTAGGGATTTAGGTTATAAGTTAGAAATTTAGTgaaattaggattttatttgGTGCTTCTAGAGTTAGAGTAAAATACATACGAGTAATATAacaattttacaaaatattttagataaaataacaattcaaaaatcaaatataatacTTTAAAGATTACTTTCAAAACACATAAGatcttatttatctttatataaatgagctcaaataattattttttttaatttaaattataaaataaatatattaatcacattttataaaatacaattttaaactcaaaatattaattattgaaattaaatgatacaactttttattatttttccatcACCAGAACtctaattctaatttaaataaaataactaattataataaagattaTTCCTAAacattaattaacttaaactcaaagtatttataaaaatcaatttagtcattcctaataaattaatttctaaaagttcaatttaataaaataaaccataatttattcataatagaaatcacttaaattaaactatacaattcttttatttttcaattactaaaattaaattaaccTAATTAGCAAAAATAAGTTTGactaaataaaattactaagtaaaaaattaaaatctaactaaaatgtaATGAATTAAATCAGATAATAGCAAAATGGGTTTTTGCCAAAAcctgaaaattaaagaacagagAAACAAGAAGGTGGGGGTGAGGAGGTTACACTTGAGGGGTGGTCGCCGTGTTGCCAGAGCAATAGATCGGCAGAGGGGTGGCTGCTGTGTTGCGACAAAGCTCGCCAGCGAAACAGAGGTTGCTACGGTTCTACATGCATCTCCGATTCGCGAAGAGGAGGATgcgagaaaaaagaagaagaggaagaagaagaagaagaagaagagaaaagagagggaTTTCTCGCCGGTGGTGGTTCGGCGCAGAACGAGGAGCGCACGGCACCGTCACCGTGGAGGAGAGCACCGCGCTGTCGCCATGGAGGAGCTGCTGTCGCTGTTAGCGTCGTCGATTATTAGAGCTGACGGtggagaaagaagagaaagggaTCGTGCATGGGTGTTACTGGCTTCAGTGGCTTAGTTATTTAGGGCTTAGTGTGTTTTCTTTCAATTAAAGTAAAGTGAATTGATAAacaaatttgttttttttttaagttactTGATAGGAAAAATAATTGGTGGGAATATGATTAAAagtttttttctaaaatttttaactatGAATAATTTTAGGCAACTTTTTATAAAtgttatttgttaaattttttgaCAACCCTTATATAatgttgtatttttatttagaagTGTTGTTTTAAAGTTTTTATATTACAACATTTTGTAAAcgttattttaattatcaaagaTAACTTTTTTTATGGGTGACCAAAAATTTTGTTATCTTCGCCTTACTCAAAAACAACTCGTCAAAAATATTGTCTTTATCTATTTAAGAGaacttttattaaatattatttcaaataaatattatcttagataaaaaaaatattgtagtGATAATTTTCTAACTTGCAAGTGAGATTTAGATTTTTCACCTACTGTGCTTCTTTTCAGGTATTTTGTTTTAACATACAAAAATAGTTAATTACTAATTCATTGCTCATTATATTGCATTTAATTTTCTTGCATGTCTGGGATCTAGAGTTTGATATAGTGCTAACTAACATATTCTCTGAGTTTGTCATGTGATTAAAATTCTGAATTTATATTGATCCAATGTGTTTTCAtcgaaaatataaaaaatttaaatttttaataaatttattttatttttatttaataaattaaaaatatttaaattctttATTAATGATAAACGaacttataatttatttttagtgcACATGTTAactaaattctttttaaaatagcTAATATAGAGGAAAAAAATGAGTTTAATCCGATAATTAATGTTAAGGTGCATATGGCTCGACTCGACTCGAAGATCCGGCCAGACCTAAATATTTTATGGGTTAATTTAGTGTAATTTTATCAAGTTTAAAATCGGATAAAGATTTCAAAAATCGATTATGGTCGATGCAAATACAATTTTACTCTATTTATGTGCACCTTAAaagaactaaaaatatatatatatatatattttaaattaattttaatattatgttatattcatatttgttaaaaatatttaaattttattaaatttaaaattaaattaaaatctaaataaTAGACCCAATACATATTTTGTCAGATCTAAATAAAGACAAATCCAATTTTACATCCCCCATAAACGCTACTAATTAATGCACTGAGTAGGGGCGTTGAGCTGGAAAGGTGCCGCTAGGATCATAATAACAAGTAATAAGGGTGCCTTCATCATTGTCGCAGTCACCTCTTGCGCAACCTAAATAAGTTGATGCACCCCAAACAACTTGAACGTAACAATGACAACTGGCAGGGTTACCATCAATGCATTTGTTAGATTTGGGCTCATAGTTTTGTTTCTGTGCTACCCATGTGGCCACTGCAGATGCTGCTGAAACACGATTCGGATTATGTACAATGTTTTGGCCGTAGTTACTACCAAAATGATGAGGTATAGACATTCCATAACAATCTGCAACATGTTCATTCACAAACTCATGAGCAAGTGATTCTAGTTCTTTGTCCCACTTCAATGGCTTAACACCAACTTTAGCACGTGCAGCATTATGACCTTTAAGATAGTCCATTGCAAAATTTTGACTCGATAAGCACCATGGAATAATGCTTACGAAACTTATTACCATCAACGAAATCTTCAACAACCTTTTCATTCTCTTAGCTCTAAATTAGGGAAAAGAAATTCGATGATTGCAAAAATTAAATGTCATTGTGTTTAGTGTCCGACGATTCATGGATATATATAATAACCATGCAATGATTTATTGGAGGTTCAAAAGGCCAGTAACAAAATGAAACAAattgtataaataatataaatattagttaTTAGAATGGAATAATCGTCGAGCCAATGCAAGAGTCTAATGAGGTAAAACCAATGATAATAACGATGAGACATTTAGTTTTGATTCGGCTGTATGTACACAACTTTCTTTTTAATGCTTCAAGGATCATaggttttatttgaattattaaGCTCTTGGCATGTTCATTTTTGCGTCtccaataattaaaattatattaatagcTCTTACCATGTTCATTCACTATAGGTTTTTACTTGTTACTagcttttcaaaaataataatatttgaaagacaataaaaaattaattcaaacaatctaaaattatcatatttaatttttaataattattattaaaataattatataattttaatataaaaatatataattatagttGTTATATAATTATGAGTGTTATGTCAAATGAAATAACTTAGTATTAccgttttaaaaaaatagaagatatCATAAATAAATAGCTTTTTTTTCAAATACTTTTTGGTAATTTATTTTCGACTATTTACATGGTATATTGTTAATTTGATCATTAAAATGTACTTGCCAATatcttattataattaaaatacttttctttatataaaattaaagaattttcttccacttttttttcctcttaatttattcttgttctttttttatcttctattctattatatatatatatatatatatatatatatatatatatcatctgttattcttttctattatcttaatctattatttttgtttattacaTTTTTACATATTAccaaaattaaacaataaaaatatatatcttattttataattaaagtTCAATTAAAATATTCTCCAAATTAAAATTCATTACATCTCTTTCTATCTCTTTTTCTAAATTACCAAATAAAAAAGTCTAATATGCCATTTAATACAATAGGGAAACTTTTACAAAGGAGATTAGAATGACAGGCCAAAATTCTAATATAAGAACACGTTAACAATGTCAACTGATTATCAATCTGTTAAGATAAGTTTTAAAATAGTCTCTAAAATTgcactcaaattttaaaataatatctgaaattaataattatttaaatttatctttaaaattattatactCCAAAACTCATAATAGTTTCTAAAGCATTTTTCGTCTATTAAAAAGCTAAACTACTGGACTGATTTCTATTAAAACGTCgtcattttatatatatatatataaaataacaatcCCCTTCCAAAACCTTAATCCCTTCTTCTTTAAttctgttcttcttcttcttcaacagatcacaaaaataaaaatcagtAACACAAAATATCACAAAAAAAATCAGCATCAATCAAAAAAGATCAATCAACTTAAATAGCAAGCATCAATCAACCTAAACAGCAACAAGTACAAAAGATAGtaacaacaaaaaagtcaataataattacaaaatagAAAACAGCTAAAATCAACCATTGTTGTTATATTGAAACAGGATCAACTGTAGCAATCACCCAAAACATTAAAGAACAataattaaataactaaaaaataaaaaaaaaactcaccATGGATGCGAGAGAGAACCGAGCCAGAGAAAAGAAGATGGAGACAGAGGGAGACAGAGAGGAGACAAGAGAAAATCGCCGATGCGCGAGCAGTAACAGTGACGACTAGACATGGAGGCAGAAGCGAGCACTGACGGTAAGAAACGAGACGATGTGTTGACGCAGAGGGGTTGACAAGCGGCGGACGACGAGGTGGAGGCTAGCGAGTGGCGCGGCAACAAAACGAATGCTGGCGAGCGGAGCAGCGATAATAAAGAAGGTTGAGGCTTTATGCTCTGTCTCTACCTCTACTGTGTTTGAGTATGAGAGATTAGGTTGGAGAGGGGGTGATGAGCGGCGCGGCACTAAAATGGAGGCCGGCGAGAGGCGGCGAC
This sequence is a window from Arachis stenosperma cultivar V10309 chromosome 10, arast.V10309.gnm1.PFL2, whole genome shotgun sequence. Protein-coding genes within it:
- the LOC130956611 gene encoding pathogenesis-related protein PRB1-3-like — its product is MDYLKGHNAARAKVGVKPLKWDKELESLAHEFVNEHVADCYGMSIPHHFGSNYGQNIVHNPNRVSAASAVATWVAQKQNYEPKSNKCIDGNPASCHCYVQVVWGASTYLGCARGDCDNDEGTLITCYYDPSGTFPAQRPYSVH